In a genomic window of Deinococcus carri:
- a CDS encoding type II secretion system protein — protein sequence MKNGTQGFTLIELLIVIAIIGILAAVLIPNLLGARGKAVQTGAQAYARNCATAATKYSLENPNVSIASKACEGTDLNAGALPAYVKSAAVNATSNAITYIYTLNGTDSAAQTVPLNLN from the coding sequence ATGAAGAACGGAACCCAGGGCTTTACCCTCATCGAGCTGCTGATCGTGATCGCGATCATCGGGATTCTGGCGGCGGTGCTAATTCCCAACCTGTTGGGTGCACGTGGGAAGGCTGTCCAAACTGGTGCTCAGGCTTACGCACGCAATTGTGCTACTGCAGCCACTAAATACTCTCTTGAGAATCCTAACGTTTCTATCGCCAGTAAAGCTTGTGAGGGTACTGACCTCAATGCAGGTGCCTTGCCAGCCTATGTTAAGTCTGCCGCCGTTAACGCCACCAGCAACGCCATCACGTACATTTATACCCTCAACGGCACTGACTCCGCCGCTCAGACGGTACCCCTCAACCTCAACTAA
- a CDS encoding SDR family NAD(P)-dependent oxidoreductase translates to MTPALSPSSPGSGTQGPGVLAGQIVAVTGADQGYGRAISAGLARAGASVVLIGSNSETLAVAASSLELAGGTAIPIKADVGVPLDWLSAQNRILEIFGALHGIVHLADKRAHTNFTMLSENEWMDLFNCNVKSSVAIAQIVGRRLPGTWLTIVGPHLDEAGLQAYPQRGALRGLVEQAHAEDLRLNLVLPSRASSGEEALDRPLADAVLALATPALAHLRGTVLEVPLPPVPKMRVTEVNAR, encoded by the coding sequence ATGACGCCCGCCCTTTCCCCCTCCTCTCCCGGCTCCGGTACCCAGGGTCCGGGGGTGCTGGCTGGACAGATCGTCGCGGTGACGGGTGCCGATCAGGGGTATGGCCGGGCCATCAGCGCCGGGCTGGCGCGGGCAGGGGCCAGCGTGGTCCTGATCGGCAGCAACAGTGAGACGCTGGCCGTGGCCGCCAGCAGCCTGGAACTCGCGGGCGGCACCGCCATCCCCATCAAGGCCGACGTGGGCGTGCCGCTCGACTGGCTCAGCGCCCAGAACCGCATTCTGGAAATCTTCGGGGCGCTGCACGGCATCGTCCACCTCGCCGACAAGCGCGCGCACACCAACTTCACCATGCTCAGCGAGAACGAGTGGATGGACCTGTTCAACTGCAATGTGAAGAGCAGCGTCGCCATCGCGCAGATCGTGGGCCGCCGCCTGCCGGGCACCTGGCTGACCATCGTCGGCCCCCACCTCGACGAGGCCGGGCTTCAGGCCTACCCCCAGCGCGGTGCCCTGCGCGGCCTGGTCGAACAGGCCCACGCCGAGGACCTGCGCCTGAATCTGGTGCTGCCCTCGCGCGCCAGCAGCGGTGAGGAAGCCCTCGACCGCCCGCTGGCCGACGCGGTGCTGGCCCTCGCCACGCCCGCCCTCGCGCACCTGCGGGGCACGGTGCTGGAAGTGCCGCTGCCCCCGGTGCCCAAAATGCGCGTTACGGAAGTGAATGCCCGTTGA
- the zapE gene encoding cell division protein ZapE has protein sequence MAPAVHPKGSGIVTVSPPGIDLLIRQPNLEPHRLLTSLRPGRRFEQVRFSNYMPNPAFPSQAQGRQRLEQFIQHLNRPEVPSLLSRLFRRAKPESRGLYLDGGFGVGKTHLLVSAYFAVLGDGEPAHPELPQPVKLAGFQELMSIIGVLGMPRAIQAFAEVKLLCIDEFELDDPGNTHLANTFLGEIMTRGTHVLATSNTPPGALGEGRFNAARFQEQIRALTTHFDALRIDGTDFRQQGYLSRDLLSPREYQPWVTRQDPNTLAQLGSEELQHLLLAVHPAALSSLLEGVEALGVVNLTPMTHPKKALRENTAIRFVHFIDRVYELGLRVGLTGVSLDDLFHESYRERGYAKKYARCLSRLAEMTSETRQSLHT, from the coding sequence ATGGCCCCTGCCGTCCACCCGAAAGGAAGTGGCATCGTGACCGTCTCGCCGCCTGGAATTGACCTGCTGATCCGCCAGCCGAACCTGGAACCCCATCGCCTCCTGACCTCCTTGCGACCGGGCCGCCGCTTCGAGCAGGTCCGCTTCTCGAACTACATGCCCAATCCGGCCTTTCCCTCCCAGGCACAGGGCCGGCAACGCCTGGAGCAGTTCATCCAGCACCTGAACAGGCCCGAAGTCCCCTCGCTTCTCTCCCGCCTGTTTCGCCGCGCCAAGCCCGAGAGCCGCGGCCTGTACCTCGACGGCGGCTTTGGTGTGGGTAAGACACACTTGCTGGTGAGCGCCTACTTCGCTGTCCTCGGGGACGGGGAACCCGCACACCCTGAACTGCCGCAGCCGGTCAAACTGGCGGGCTTTCAGGAGTTGATGTCCATCATCGGCGTGCTGGGAATGCCACGGGCCATTCAGGCGTTTGCAGAGGTGAAGCTCCTGTGCATCGACGAATTTGAACTGGACGACCCCGGCAACACCCACCTGGCGAACACGTTCCTCGGCGAGATCATGACCCGCGGTACACACGTTCTCGCTACCTCCAACACACCGCCCGGTGCCCTGGGAGAAGGACGCTTCAACGCCGCGCGATTTCAGGAACAGATTCGCGCCCTGACCACGCACTTCGATGCCCTGCGCATCGACGGAACGGACTTCCGGCAGCAGGGTTACCTGTCCAGAGACCTGCTCTCTCCCCGGGAGTACCAGCCCTGGGTGACCCGGCAAGACCCAAACACTCTGGCCCAACTGGGCAGCGAAGAGCTGCAACACCTGCTGCTGGCTGTACATCCTGCTGCCTTGTCCTCTCTACTAGAGGGGGTCGAAGCGCTGGGCGTGGTGAACCTGACTCCTATGACGCACCCGAAGAAGGCGCTACGTGAGAACACCGCCATCCGGTTCGTCCACTTCATCGACCGGGTCTACGAGCTGGGCCTCCGGGTTGGCCTGACAGGCGTCTCGCTGGACGACCTGTTTCACGAAAGTTACCGGGAGCGCGGATACGCCAAGAAATACGCCCGCTGCCTCTCTCGCCTCGCTGAGATGACGAGCGAGACGAGGCAGAGCCTGCACACTTGA
- a CDS encoding NUDIX hydrolase, with translation MPEDVKAAPGSAGAQRRRRRRRGGRPASQNSTPAPGQVLSATSVPVPAAPSKRGQKHKRPLADPRIGVGCIILRGDEILLVRERGRWSLPKGGLESGELVQEGARRETYEETGLVVELRDLAFIVEFQAQTWGHHLQFFYTGREVGGTLQPRDPDRDVQEARFVPIRQLREFIRFRPRLVALETWLRERRPRHFVFNLDKEPAMLRKRRRVGVGAVQPDLADEPTDEADL, from the coding sequence ATGCCCGAGGACGTGAAGGCAGCCCCCGGCAGCGCGGGCGCGCAGCGGCGCAGGCGTCGGCGGCGGGGGGGCCGTCCGGCGAGCCAGAACAGCACGCCCGCTCCCGGCCAGGTGCTGAGCGCGACGAGCGTGCCGGTTCCCGCCGCGCCCAGCAAGCGCGGGCAGAAGCACAAGCGCCCGCTGGCCGACCCCCGCATCGGCGTGGGCTGCATCATCCTGCGCGGCGACGAGATTCTGCTGGTGCGCGAGCGCGGCCGCTGGTCCCTGCCCAAGGGCGGCCTGGAGTCCGGTGAACTGGTGCAGGAGGGCGCGCGCCGCGAAACCTACGAGGAAACCGGGCTGGTGGTGGAACTGCGCGACCTCGCCTTTATCGTGGAGTTCCAGGCCCAGACCTGGGGGCACCACCTCCAGTTCTTCTACACCGGGCGCGAGGTGGGCGGCACGCTGCAACCCCGCGACCCCGACCGCGACGTGCAGGAGGCCCGCTTCGTGCCCATCCGGCAACTGCGCGAGTTCATCCGCTTCCGGCCCCGCCTGGTCGCGCTGGAAACCTGGCTGCGCGAGCGGCGGCCCCGGCATTTCGTGTTCAATCTCGACAAGGAACCCGCCATGCTCCGCAAGCGCCGGCGGGTGGGGGTGGGGGCCGTGCAACCTGACCTGGCGGACGAACCCACCGACGAGGCCGACCTCTAG
- a CDS encoding DUF1802 family protein, which translates to MTPTAPSTTALKEWDTQCQALTSGSSALLIRKGGVMETHAGFEVEHRAFLLYPTFLHQNPAELRPEFTPLLREDPQPGRIVLPALAEVVAVHKVESLDQALALEPYQALTAGAIERRFHYRNRPWVHALLLRVRPLREPLVLPETPEMLGCVSWVPLPDMTVEAGPPVLTEEEMERRRLEVEAALSREF; encoded by the coding sequence ATGACCCCCACTGCACCCTCCACCACTGCCCTCAAAGAATGGGACACCCAGTGCCAGGCCCTCACCTCCGGCTCCTCTGCCCTCCTCATCCGCAAGGGGGGCGTCATGGAGACGCACGCAGGCTTCGAGGTCGAGCACCGCGCGTTTCTGCTCTACCCCACCTTCCTGCACCAGAATCCCGCCGAGCTGAGGCCGGAGTTCACCCCGCTCCTGCGCGAAGACCCCCAGCCGGGACGCATCGTCCTTCCGGCGCTGGCCGAGGTGGTGGCCGTCCATAAAGTCGAATCGTTGGATCAGGCCCTTGCCCTGGAGCCATACCAGGCGCTGACGGCGGGAGCCATCGAGCGGCGGTTTCACTACCGCAACCGGCCCTGGGTCCACGCGCTGTTGCTGCGGGTGCGCCCGTTGCGCGAGCCCCTGGTGCTGCCGGAAACGCCCGAGATGCTGGGATGCGTGAGCTGGGTGCCGCTGCCAGACATGACGGTGGAGGCGGGGCCGCCAGTGCTGACAGAAGAGGAGATGGAGCGGCGGCGCTTGGAGGTAGAAGCTGCCCTCAGCCGTGAGTTTTGA
- a CDS encoding V-type ATP synthase subunit D, whose amino-acid sequence MAGQISPTRSALLASKASLKTANNGADLLKRKRDALIGEFFALVKDALAAREQLAGVSKGAYTSLFGAKAWDSPEAVESLSLAGTGDYAVDMQIENLYGVKVPRISIPERQAAAAFSPINVGARTIQAATDFGSVLEAIVRVAATETKLRRIGEEIKKTSRRVNALEQIVIPSIQDDIRFIRGVLDQREREASFTLKKIKAKLEADAEKENVQAGNHGTAAD is encoded by the coding sequence ATGGCAGGACAGATCAGTCCCACCCGCAGCGCTCTGCTCGCCAGCAAGGCCAGCCTCAAGACCGCCAACAACGGCGCGGACCTGCTCAAGCGCAAGCGTGATGCCCTGATCGGGGAGTTCTTCGCGCTGGTCAAGGACGCGCTGGCAGCGCGCGAGCAGCTGGCCGGGGTCAGCAAGGGTGCGTACACCAGCCTGTTCGGCGCGAAGGCGTGGGACAGCCCCGAAGCGGTGGAGAGCCTCAGTCTGGCGGGCACCGGCGACTACGCCGTGGACATGCAGATCGAGAACCTCTACGGCGTGAAGGTGCCCCGCATCAGCATTCCGGAACGGCAGGCCGCGGCGGCCTTCAGCCCGATCAACGTGGGCGCGCGGACCATCCAGGCCGCGACCGACTTCGGCAGCGTGCTGGAAGCCATCGTGCGGGTCGCCGCGACCGAGACGAAGCTGCGCCGCATCGGTGAGGAGATCAAGAAGACCTCCCGCCGCGTGAACGCCCTGGAGCAGATCGTGATTCCCAGCATTCAGGACGACATCCGCTTTATTCGCGGTGTGCTCGACCAGCGCGAGCGCGAGGCCAGCTTCACCCTGAAGAAGATCAAGGCCAAGCTCGAAGCCGACGCCGAGAAGGAAAACGTCCAGGCGGGCAACCACGGCACCGCCGCCGACTGA
- a CDS encoding phosphohydrolase codes for MTGEPGTAALLAAAEAFALPRYTQPWRAYHNAEHVRAVLQALASREVLTPALALAAWGHDLIYDPRAPDNEARSAEVFGGWLEAQGADAALVREVTALILATRHTSPPETRAEALLADADLGILGAEAPAFAVYDRAIRQEYAFVPDVEYRRGRARVLRGFLERERIYTTSEFAALEERARANLTAALGRLEGPA; via the coding sequence ATGACAGGTGAACCGGGAACGGCCGCCCTCCTGGCCGCCGCAGAAGCCTTCGCCCTCCCCAGGTACACCCAGCCCTGGCGTGCCTACCACAATGCGGAGCATGTCCGCGCCGTCCTGCAAGCCCTCGCCTCACGCGAGGTGTTGACCCCGGCTCTGGCCCTGGCTGCCTGGGGCCACGACCTGATCTATGACCCACGCGCCCCTGACAACGAGGCCCGCAGCGCCGAGGTCTTCGGCGGGTGGCTGGAGGCACAGGGCGCGGACGCGGCCCTGGTGCGGGAAGTCACGGCCCTGATTCTCGCCACCCGGCACACCTCCCCACCGGAAACGCGGGCGGAAGCCCTGCTGGCCGACGCCGACCTGGGGATTCTGGGAGCGGAGGCCCCGGCCTTTGCCGTATACGACCGGGCCATCCGACAGGAATACGCCTTCGTGCCGGATGTGGAGTATCGCCGGGGACGGGCAAGGGTGCTGCGGGGCTTCCTGGAACGGGAGCGGATTTATACCACGTCGGAGTTCGCGGCCCTGGAGGAGCGGGCGCGGGCGAACCTCACGGCGGCACTCGGGCGACTGGAAGGGCCAGCCTAG
- a CDS encoding NAD(P)H-dependent glycerol-3-phosphate dehydrogenase yields MGLNVPVPVLGAGGWGTALASAATRTGQPATLWARRPDFAARLAEVRENREYLPGVTLPQGVTVTSDLEQAVAGADFALVVVPSVGVPDLLAALPRDLGVVLCAKGLAPDGGRLSDLARDLGFPRVAVLSGPNHAEEIGRGLPAATVVASADMALAGAVQAALVSPTLRIYTSTDVVGVELGGVLKNVIALAAGLVDGLGLGDNAKAAIITRGLREMGRYLVSQGAHEETVYGLSGLGDLVATATSRHSRNRAAGEAIARGDHPISRPQQGGKVVEGLRTAGLLEAWASAHGQDLPIVRAVSLVAGGAWTPAEGIASLMGRDLKAELEG; encoded by the coding sequence ATGGGCCTGAACGTGCCCGTTCCCGTTCTGGGGGCGGGGGGCTGGGGCACGGCGCTGGCCAGCGCCGCGACCCGCACCGGCCAGCCGGCGACCCTGTGGGCACGCCGCCCCGACTTCGCCGCCCGGCTGGCCGAGGTCCGCGAGAACCGCGAGTACCTGCCGGGCGTGACGCTGCCGCAGGGGGTGACGGTCACCTCCGACCTGGAGCAGGCGGTGGCCGGGGCCGACTTTGCCCTGGTGGTCGTGCCCAGCGTGGGTGTGCCGGACCTGCTGGCCGCGCTCCCCCGCGACCTGGGCGTGGTGCTGTGTGCCAAGGGCCTCGCGCCGGATGGCGGCCGGCTCAGCGACCTGGCCCGCGACCTGGGCTTCCCACGGGTGGCCGTGCTGAGCGGCCCCAACCATGCCGAGGAGATCGGGCGCGGGCTGCCCGCCGCGACGGTCGTGGCGAGTGCGGACATGGCACTGGCCGGCGCGGTGCAGGCGGCCCTGGTCTCCCCCACCCTGCGGATCTACACCAGCACCGACGTGGTCGGTGTGGAACTCGGCGGCGTGCTGAAGAACGTGATCGCGCTGGCGGCGGGTCTGGTGGACGGCCTGGGCCTGGGGGACAACGCCAAGGCCGCCATCATCACGCGGGGGCTGCGCGAGATGGGGCGCTACCTGGTGTCCCAGGGTGCCCACGAGGAAACGGTGTACGGCCTGAGCGGCCTGGGTGACCTGGTGGCGACCGCGACCAGCCGCCACAGCCGCAACCGCGCGGCGGGCGAGGCGATTGCCAGAGGAGACCATCCCATTTCCCGGCCCCAGCAGGGCGGCAAGGTCGTGGAGGGCCTGCGCACGGCGGGTCTGCTGGAGGCCTGGGCCAGCGCCCACGGGCAGGACCTGCCCATCGTGCGGGCCGTCTCCCTGGTCGCAGGCGGCGCGTGGACTCCCGCCGAGGGTATCGCCAGCCTGATGGGCCGGGACCTGAAGGCCGAACTGGAGGGGTAG
- the nrdR gene encoding transcriptional regulator NrdR, producing MKCPYCSAPDSKVVNSRPSDDGASIRRRRECLGCARRFTTYERAQLEPLMVVKRGGQREAFNPDKLLRGLTLATEKRPVDPEALRAFAYGFEDEVGASELPSEEIGRRAMTFLRPLDDVAYIRFASVYRDFDSLERFIEEIRGLKAEDDG from the coding sequence TTGAAGTGCCCCTACTGCTCCGCGCCCGACTCCAAGGTCGTGAACTCGCGCCCCAGTGACGACGGGGCCAGCATCCGCCGCCGCCGCGAGTGCCTGGGCTGCGCCCGGCGCTTTACCACCTACGAACGCGCGCAGCTCGAACCGCTGATGGTGGTCAAGCGCGGCGGCCAGCGCGAGGCCTTTAACCCCGACAAGCTGCTGCGCGGCCTGACCCTCGCCACCGAGAAACGCCCGGTGGACCCCGAGGCGCTGCGGGCCTTTGCCTATGGCTTCGAGGACGAGGTGGGGGCCTCCGAACTTCCCAGCGAGGAAATCGGCCGCCGCGCCATGACCTTTCTGCGCCCACTGGACGACGTGGCCTATATCCGCTTCGCCAGCGTCTACCGCGATTTCGACAGCCTGGAGCGCTTCATCGAGGAGATTCGCGGGCTGAAGGCGGAGGACGACGGCTAG
- a CDS encoding class I SAM-dependent methyltransferase, translated as MQQRPFTALAAVYDAIMADVEYDHWADFVLTYARDGGLEVRSALDLACGTGGFTRELWQAGFRVHGVDGSPEMLEVARARLPTGVTLSVGDLRTFALEEQFDLVTCVFDSLNNLLTPTDLGAALTRARAHLRPGGLLACDLNTRLGVRELWEGNAIEGLAQTPEGREVHYHWSHHYDPDADVGVVQAFCRVEDGQGGMQEFVEEHRERGYDPADLGPLLREAGFSRWEIVEYPDYAPPEPDTPRVWVFAWA; from the coding sequence ATGCAGCAACGCCCCTTTACCGCACTCGCCGCGGTTTACGACGCGATCATGGCGGATGTGGAGTACGACCACTGGGCCGACTTCGTGCTGACCTATGCGCGTGATGGGGGGCTGGAGGTCCGCTCGGCACTGGATCTCGCCTGCGGCACCGGGGGCTTCACGCGGGAGCTGTGGCAGGCAGGCTTCCGGGTGCATGGGGTGGACGGCAGCCCGGAGATGCTGGAGGTAGCCCGCGCCCGCCTTCCCACCGGGGTCACGCTCAGCGTGGGGGACCTGCGGACCTTTGCGCTGGAGGAGCAGTTCGACCTCGTCACCTGCGTCTTCGACAGCCTGAACAACCTGCTGACCCCCACCGACCTGGGCGCGGCGCTCACGCGGGCGCGGGCGCATCTGCGGCCCGGCGGGTTGCTCGCCTGTGACCTGAACACCCGCCTGGGGGTCCGGGAGCTGTGGGAGGGGAACGCCATCGAGGGCCTGGCCCAGACACCGGAGGGCCGCGAGGTGCATTACCACTGGTCGCACCATTACGACCCTGATGCCGACGTGGGCGTGGTGCAGGCCTTTTGCCGGGTGGAGGACGGGCAGGGCGGCATGCAGGAATTCGTGGAGGAACACCGCGAGCGCGGCTACGACCCCGCCGACCTGGGGCCGCTGCTGCGGGAGGCCGGGTTTTCCCGCTGGGAAATCGTGGAGTACCCGGATTACGCCCCCCCAGAGCCGGATACGCCGCGGGTCTGGGTGTTCGCATGGGCCTGA
- the dnaB gene encoding replicative DNA helicase has protein sequence MELTPRVPPHSNEAEISVLGSVLLDNDTLSALGDTVAPEMFYREGHRKIFAAMRTLQERGEPVDLVTLSEDLRVKGQLDEVGGLTYLIGLSDQVPTAAYAEHYARIVQEKHTLRQLIGASGKAMQLAYEAQLPLEDLLDRAEKMIFEVAEQKKKGEAFQAMGEVVHDTFEYITLLHQNKGIPDGVSSGFRDLDEQISGLQKGSLNVLAARPSMGKCVTADTLIDVPGSGERLTVEAFVRRQLPTVLSVTPSGEVRESHVGAWIDSGVKAVRRVTTRTGRVVETTPHHPFLGVDGWTPLYDLKIGDRIAVPRAVPVFGQQDTLSPERVRLLAYLLAEGGLTQSSPRWTNADPALVEDFRACLAAEFPEVEMVADARTGIDYRLSRRWQPGERKDRPNPLTDWLRELGVWGQHAEAKHFPAVVWTLTRPSLAAFLRVLLSCDGTLYALAGKARIEFTVASEALARDVQHALVRFGILGKLWRKGERAWRVEVTDPRSVADYQMQIGWLGEKAGRQIPVSAGTRSNVGHPPAGAWVHVRRAAGARGLSLAALARAAGEKTDSGFNAHTGRGLPQSRAARYAAVLDDPHLTLLGSDALYWDDIVSIEDVGERQVYDLTVPGDANFIAADICLHNTAFALSIAQNVALRGEKTVAVFSLEMPSVQLALRMLCSEARVDMNRIRSGQLNERDFERLAHAAGRLADAPMVIDDEPDLTLNALRSKLRRIAAQHGQLGLVVIDYLQLMSGGKSSGGSDNRQQEISTISRGLKGLAREMEVPVIVLSQLSRAVEQRPNHRPMLSDLRESGAIEQDADIVMFIYRDEYYNKETDQQGIAEIIIGKQRNGPVGTVKLQFHSAHVRFNDLAPEGV, from the coding sequence ATGGAACTGACACCGCGCGTTCCCCCTCACAGCAATGAAGCCGAGATCAGCGTGCTGGGCAGCGTGCTGCTCGACAACGACACGCTGAGCGCCCTGGGCGACACCGTGGCCCCGGAGATGTTCTACCGCGAGGGCCACCGCAAGATTTTTGCCGCCATGCGCACCCTTCAGGAACGCGGCGAGCCGGTGGACCTGGTGACCCTCAGCGAGGATCTGCGCGTCAAGGGCCAGCTCGACGAGGTGGGCGGTCTGACGTACCTGATCGGCCTCTCGGACCAGGTGCCGACCGCCGCCTATGCCGAACACTACGCGCGCATCGTGCAGGAAAAGCACACGCTGAGGCAGCTTATCGGGGCGTCGGGCAAGGCGATGCAGCTCGCATACGAGGCGCAGCTCCCGCTGGAAGACCTGCTCGACCGCGCCGAGAAGATGATCTTCGAGGTGGCCGAGCAGAAGAAGAAGGGCGAGGCCTTCCAGGCGATGGGCGAGGTAGTCCACGACACCTTCGAGTACATCACCCTGCTGCACCAGAACAAGGGCATTCCCGACGGCGTGAGCAGCGGCTTCCGCGACCTCGACGAGCAGATTTCGGGGTTGCAGAAGGGGAGCCTGAACGTGCTGGCGGCGCGGCCCTCGATGGGCAAATGCGTGACGGCCGACACCCTGATCGACGTGCCGGGGAGCGGGGAGCGCCTCACGGTGGAAGCCTTTGTGCGGCGGCAACTGCCCACGGTCCTGAGCGTGACGCCAAGCGGCGAGGTGCGCGAGTCCCACGTGGGGGCCTGGATTGACAGTGGCGTGAAGGCCGTTCGCCGGGTCACGACCCGCACGGGCCGCGTGGTGGAGACGACGCCGCACCATCCCTTTCTGGGTGTGGATGGCTGGACGCCCCTGTACGACCTGAAGATCGGGGACCGGATTGCCGTCCCCCGTGCCGTTCCGGTGTTTGGACAGCAGGACACCCTCAGCCCCGAACGCGTGCGCCTGCTGGCCTACCTGCTGGCCGAAGGCGGCCTGACGCAGAGCAGCCCGAGGTGGACGAACGCGGACCCCGCGCTGGTGGAAGACTTCCGTGCCTGCCTCGCCGCCGAGTTTCCGGAAGTGGAGATGGTGGCCGATGCCCGGACAGGGATTGACTACCGCCTCAGTCGCCGCTGGCAGCCGGGCGAGCGCAAGGACAGGCCGAACCCCCTGACGGACTGGCTGCGTGAACTCGGGGTGTGGGGCCAGCACGCTGAGGCGAAGCACTTCCCGGCGGTGGTCTGGACCCTGACCCGCCCCTCCCTTGCCGCCTTCCTGCGCGTGCTGCTGAGCTGCGACGGAACGCTATACGCCCTGGCCGGCAAGGCCCGCATCGAGTTCACGGTGGCGAGTGAGGCGTTGGCGCGTGACGTGCAGCATGCGCTGGTCCGTTTCGGCATCTTGGGCAAGCTGTGGCGCAAGGGCGAGCGTGCCTGGCGGGTGGAGGTGACCGACCCGCGCAGCGTGGCCGACTATCAGATGCAGATCGGGTGGCTGGGGGAAAAGGCGGGGCGGCAGATTCCTGTCAGTGCCGGAACCCGCAGCAATGTCGGGCACCCGCCTGCCGGAGCCTGGGTGCATGTGCGCCGGGCGGCGGGGGCACGTGGCCTGAGCTTGGCGGCCCTTGCCCGCGCGGCTGGGGAGAAGACGGACTCCGGGTTCAATGCCCACACCGGGCGCGGCCTTCCTCAGTCCCGCGCGGCCCGGTACGCGGCGGTGCTGGACGACCCGCACCTCACCCTGCTGGGCAGCGACGCGCTGTACTGGGATGACATCGTCAGTATCGAGGACGTGGGCGAGCGGCAGGTGTACGACCTGACGGTGCCGGGCGACGCCAACTTCATCGCGGCCGACATCTGCCTGCACAATACGGCCTTCGCCCTCTCCATCGCCCAGAACGTGGCCCTGCGCGGCGAGAAGACGGTGGCGGTGTTCAGCCTGGAGATGCCCAGTGTGCAGCTTGCCCTGCGGATGCTGTGCAGCGAGGCGCGGGTGGACATGAACCGCATCCGCTCGGGGCAGCTCAACGAGCGCGACTTCGAGCGCCTGGCCCACGCCGCGGGTCGCCTGGCCGACGCCCCGATGGTGATCGACGACGAGCCGGACCTGACGCTGAACGCCCTGCGCAGCAAGCTCCGGCGCATCGCCGCGCAGCACGGGCAACTAGGGCTGGTGGTGATCGACTACCTGCAACTGATGTCGGGCGGCAAGAGCAGCGGCGGCAGTGACAACCGTCAGCAGGAAATCAGCACCATTTCACGTGGTCTCAAGGGGCTGGCGCGTGAAATGGAAGTGCCGGTTATCGTCCTCAGCCAGCTCAGCCGTGCTGTGGAACAGCGGCCGAATCATAGACCGATGCTGTCGGATTTGAGAGAATCTGGCGCAATCGAACAGGACGCAGATATCGTGATGTTTATTTACCGCGACGAGTATTACAACAAGGAAACCGACCAGCAGGGTATCGCCGAGATTATCATCGGCAAGCAGCGTAACGGCCCGGTGGGCACCGTCAAGTTGCAGTTTCACAGCGCCCATGTCCGCTTCAACGACCTCGCGCCGGAGGGGGTCTGA
- a CDS encoding GNAT family N-acetyltransferase, translated as MTLTVLSGPPPDLSELLALYASVGWTSYTRDPQALARALRQSGFVWTARDEAGTLLGLVRGVTDDVSILYVQDILVHPDSQRRGVGRALMEAVLERYAHVMQMVLLTDDGPGQLAFYRSLGFHNTRELVRVPTNAFYRDSRVELA; from the coding sequence GTGACCCTGACCGTCCTTTCCGGCCCTCCCCCCGACCTTTCCGAGCTGCTGGCCCTGTACGCCTCGGTAGGCTGGACAAGCTACACCCGCGACCCGCAGGCCCTGGCCCGCGCCCTGAGGCAGTCGGGCTTCGTGTGGACCGCGCGGGATGAGGCGGGCACGCTCCTCGGCCTGGTGCGCGGCGTGACCGACGACGTGAGCATCCTGTACGTGCAGGACATCCTGGTCCATCCGGACAGCCAGCGCCGGGGCGTGGGCCGGGCACTCATGGAAGCCGTGCTGGAGCGGTACGCCCACGTCATGCAGATGGTGCTGCTGACCGATGACGGGCCGGGGCAGCTCGCCTTCTACCGCTCGCTGGGTTTCCACAACACGCGGGAGCTGGTCAGGGTGCCGACGAATGCCTTCTACCGGGACAGCCGCGTCGAGCTGGCCTAG